The Micromonospora sp. M71_S20 genome has a window encoding:
- a CDS encoding acyl-CoA carboxylase subunit beta: MTLDGEALEQLRKRARAGGADKYHAANAAKGKLFARERVALLVDEGSFVEDGLYANAMAEGLPADGVVTGTATIDGRPVCLMANDSTVKAGSWGARTVEKIIRIIERAYSTSVPMVYLVDSAGARITDQVDLFPGRRGAGKIFWNQVRASGSIPQVCALFGPSAAGGAYIPAFCDVVAMVDGNASMYLGSDRMVEMVTGEKTTLEAMGGAKVHCAESGVGHFLCKTEADALDVVRRYLSYLPANWTQQPPAAPAVEAPEKADLAALVPASERQAFDMRRYVKGLLDDGSFFEIQALWAKELTIGFGRLGGEVVGVVGNNSMFKGGVLFVDSADKATRFVQLCDAFNVPLLFLSDVPGFMVGSAVERQGIIRHGAKMITAISEATVPKICVVVRKAYGAGLYAMAGPGFEPDATIALPTAKIAVMGAEAAVNAVYANKIAAIEDEAERAAFVAAKREEYERDIDVVRLASELVIDAIVEPHELRAELVRRFAAARTKERHFSRRRHGVTPV, from the coding sequence GTGACGCTCGACGGTGAGGCACTGGAGCAGCTGCGCAAGCGGGCCCGGGCCGGCGGTGCGGACAAGTACCACGCGGCGAACGCCGCCAAGGGCAAGCTCTTCGCCCGGGAGCGGGTCGCGCTCCTGGTCGACGAAGGCTCCTTCGTCGAGGACGGCCTCTACGCCAACGCGATGGCCGAGGGCCTCCCGGCCGACGGCGTGGTGACCGGCACCGCCACCATCGACGGCCGTCCGGTCTGCCTGATGGCGAACGACTCCACGGTCAAGGCCGGCAGCTGGGGCGCCCGCACCGTCGAGAAGATCATCCGGATCATCGAGCGGGCCTACTCGACCAGCGTGCCGATGGTCTACCTGGTCGACTCGGCCGGCGCCCGGATCACCGACCAGGTCGATCTCTTCCCCGGCCGCCGTGGCGCCGGCAAGATCTTCTGGAACCAGGTCCGCGCCTCCGGTTCCATCCCGCAGGTCTGCGCGCTGTTCGGGCCGAGCGCGGCCGGCGGGGCGTACATCCCGGCGTTCTGCGACGTGGTCGCCATGGTCGACGGCAACGCCAGCATGTACCTCGGCTCCGACCGGATGGTCGAGATGGTCACCGGCGAGAAGACCACGCTGGAGGCGATGGGCGGCGCCAAGGTGCACTGCGCCGAGTCGGGCGTCGGGCACTTCCTCTGCAAGACCGAGGCCGACGCGCTCGACGTGGTGCGGCGCTACCTGTCGTACCTGCCGGCGAACTGGACGCAGCAGCCGCCGGCCGCGCCCGCCGTCGAGGCGCCGGAGAAGGCCGACCTGGCCGCGCTGGTGCCGGCGAGCGAGCGGCAGGCGTTCGACATGCGGCGGTACGTCAAGGGCCTGCTCGACGACGGCTCCTTCTTCGAGATCCAGGCGCTCTGGGCCAAGGAGCTGACCATCGGCTTCGGCCGGCTGGGCGGCGAGGTCGTCGGCGTGGTCGGCAACAACTCGATGTTCAAGGGCGGCGTGCTCTTCGTCGACTCGGCCGACAAGGCGACCCGCTTCGTGCAGCTCTGCGACGCGTTCAACGTGCCGCTGCTCTTCCTCTCCGACGTGCCCGGGTTCATGGTCGGCAGCGCGGTGGAGAGGCAGGGCATCATCCGGCACGGCGCCAAGATGATCACCGCGATCTCCGAGGCGACCGTACCGAAGATCTGCGTGGTGGTCCGCAAGGCGTACGGCGCCGGCCTCTACGCGATGGCCGGTCCCGGCTTCGAGCCGGACGCCACGATCGCGCTGCCCACCGCCAAGATCGCCGTGATGGGCGCGGAGGCGGCGGTCAACGCGGTCTACGCGAACAAGATCGCCGCGATCGAGGACGAGGCCGAGCGGGCCGCGTTCGTCGCCGCGAAGCGCGAGGAGTACGAGCGCGACATCGACGTGGTCCGGCTCGCCAGCGAGCTGGTCATCGACGCGATCGTCGAGCCGCACGAGCTGCGCGCCGAGCTGGTCCGCCGGTTCGCCGCCGCCCGCACCAAGGAGCGGCACTTCTCCCGGCGCCGGCACGGCGTCACCCCGGTCTGA
- a CDS encoding PASTA domain-containing protein encodes MSDDRQEPPVGEHDDRTRPLPPPGGPSAGPEPDRTQPLPRPDTSAPGAGDATRPMPVDGTAPLDRTAAGPPERSGPAAWSGRAEVRPGGPADQPEAEWYAEDQDGRRWWLPILWGVLVLLLLGLLGAGLWLALRSADDDPSGPEPAPSPSVTRASPTTAAPTSAAPTSSSPSASPTPSVPAELPMPPVVNLPLETAQAILDDVGLDHRVEYETSDRPAGTVIRTEPEAGELVPEDEEVTLVVARDAASPTGGVTPSVEPTATR; translated from the coding sequence ATGAGCGACGACCGCCAGGAACCGCCCGTCGGGGAACACGACGACCGGACCCGCCCGCTGCCGCCGCCTGGCGGTCCCTCGGCCGGGCCGGAACCCGACCGTACGCAGCCGCTGCCCCGCCCCGACACGAGCGCCCCGGGCGCCGGCGACGCCACCCGGCCGATGCCCGTGGACGGCACCGCCCCCCTGGACCGTACGGCCGCCGGGCCACCGGAGCGGTCCGGGCCGGCGGCGTGGTCCGGCCGGGCGGAGGTGCGCCCCGGCGGGCCGGCCGACCAACCGGAGGCCGAGTGGTACGCCGAGGACCAGGACGGGCGGCGCTGGTGGCTGCCGATCCTGTGGGGCGTGCTCGTGCTGCTGCTGCTCGGCCTGCTCGGCGCCGGGCTGTGGCTGGCCCTCCGGTCGGCGGACGACGATCCGAGCGGGCCGGAGCCGGCACCGTCGCCGTCGGTGACCCGCGCGTCGCCGACCACCGCCGCGCCGACCTCGGCCGCCCCCACCAGCTCGTCGCCCTCGGCGTCCCCGACGCCCTCGGTGCCGGCCGAACTGCCGATGCCGCCGGTGGTGAACCTGCCGCTGGAGACGGCGCAGGCCATCCTGGACGACGTCGGGCTGGACCACCGGGTGGAGTACGAGACGTCGGACCGGCCGGCCGGCACGGTGATCCGCACCGAGCCGGAGGCGGGGGAGCTGGTGCCGGAGGACGAGGAGGTCACGCTGGTGGTGGCCCGCGACGCCGCCTCGCCGACCGGCGGGGTCACGCCGTCGGTCGAACCGACCGCCACCCGGTGA
- a CDS encoding MarR family winged helix-turn-helix transcriptional regulator: MDQNVFDDPRITAVGLLVEAHAGLSARFASQFEEHGLSPVEFEVLTRLARSPGNQLRMTDLAAQTSLSTSGVTRVVDRMERDGLLARRACPSDRRSSFAVVTASGLQRLDETLPGHLRIIEQWFTGQLDPEALAALLDGLRRVRDAVHPGATAGSTGSAADCDGTVPPS; encoded by the coding sequence GTGGACCAGAACGTGTTCGACGACCCCCGGATCACCGCCGTCGGCCTGCTCGTCGAGGCACACGCCGGGCTCTCGGCCCGGTTCGCTTCCCAGTTCGAGGAGCACGGCCTCTCACCGGTCGAGTTCGAGGTGCTGACCAGACTCGCCCGCTCACCCGGCAACCAGTTGCGGATGACCGACCTCGCCGCCCAGACCTCGCTCTCGACGAGCGGCGTCACCCGCGTGGTGGACCGGATGGAACGCGACGGGCTGCTCGCCCGCCGCGCCTGTCCCTCCGACCGGCGCAGTTCGTTCGCCGTGGTCACCGCCTCCGGCCTGCAACGCCTCGACGAGACCCTGCCCGGGCACCTGCGGATCATCGAGCAGTGGTTCACCGGCCAACTCGACCCGGAGGCCCTGGCCGCCCTGCTCGACGGGCTGCGCCGGGTCCGGGACGCGGTGCACCCCGGCGCCACCGCCGGAAGCACCGGGTCCGCCGCCGACTGCGACGGAACGGTCCCGCCCTCCTGA
- a CDS encoding YceI family protein, whose amino-acid sequence MTSSTAPVTRDWDGLTIPTAGTYLLDAAHKRVGFVARHMMVSKVRGEFADASATITVAEDPMRSTVSATIQAATINTNQADRDAHLRSPEFLDAEAFPTLEFRSTAVKSRDGNEFVLSGELTIKGVTRPVDLEVEFEGVGRSPFGQDIFGFSASTEIDREDFGLTWNVALETGGVLVGKKIKIEIEGEAVRQA is encoded by the coding sequence ATGACCAGCAGCACCGCACCGGTCACCCGCGACTGGGACGGCCTCACGATCCCGACCGCCGGCACCTACCTGCTGGACGCGGCGCACAAGCGCGTGGGCTTCGTCGCCCGGCACATGATGGTCAGCAAGGTACGCGGTGAGTTCGCCGACGCGAGCGCCACCATCACCGTCGCCGAGGACCCGATGCGGTCCACGGTCAGCGCCACCATCCAGGCGGCCACCATCAACACCAACCAGGCCGACCGGGACGCGCACCTGCGCAGCCCCGAGTTCCTCGACGCCGAGGCCTTCCCGACCCTGGAGTTCCGCAGCACGGCCGTGAAGTCCCGCGACGGCAACGAGTTCGTCCTCTCCGGCGAGCTGACCATCAAGGGCGTCACCCGCCCGGTCGACCTGGAGGTGGAGTTCGAGGGCGTCGGCCGCAGCCCGTTCGGGCAGGACATCTTCGGCTTCTCCGCGTCCACCGAGATCGACCGCGAGGACTTCGGCCTGACCTGGAACGTCGCCCTGGAGACCGGGGGCGTGCTGGTCGGCAAGAAGATCAAGATCGAGATCGAGGGCGAGGCCGTCCGCCAGGCCTGA
- a CDS encoding helix-turn-helix transcriptional regulator — protein MSERRSPTIRRRRLGAELRRQREAAGITIEAVAEQLECSASKVSRIETGHTTATPRDVRDMLRIYGVVGAESDELVQIAREARQKGWWHPYSTVLVGAYVGLEAAASSIRAYEQQVVPGLLETEDYAGAMIRAARPDFTPEQVRQRVRVRLGRQSLLTQDDPVDLWVVLDEAVVSRPVGGDEVMRDQLKRLVEVAELPNVTLQILPFTVGAHAGMDGTFTILSFPEPGDPDVVYAENATGGLFLEKSDELQKYSFIFDHVRAAAIRPEESIAHIAKLAEEPLWKWRPMGSPWT, from the coding sequence GTGAGCGAGCGGCGCAGCCCCACCATCCGGCGGCGTCGCCTCGGCGCCGAACTGCGCCGGCAGCGCGAGGCGGCCGGCATCACCATAGAGGCGGTCGCCGAGCAGTTGGAGTGCTCGGCGTCGAAGGTCTCGCGCATCGAGACCGGCCACACCACGGCGACGCCACGCGACGTGCGGGACATGCTGCGGATCTACGGCGTGGTGGGTGCCGAGAGCGACGAGCTGGTGCAGATCGCCCGGGAGGCGCGGCAGAAGGGCTGGTGGCATCCCTACAGCACGGTGCTGGTCGGCGCGTACGTCGGGCTGGAGGCGGCGGCCAGCTCGATCCGGGCGTACGAGCAACAGGTGGTGCCCGGGCTCCTGGAGACGGAGGATTACGCGGGCGCGATGATCCGGGCCGCCCGGCCCGACTTCACGCCCGAACAGGTGCGGCAACGGGTGCGTGTCCGTCTGGGCCGTCAGTCGTTGTTGACGCAGGATGATCCGGTCGATCTGTGGGTGGTGCTCGATGAGGCGGTGGTAAGCCGTCCGGTGGGCGGGGACGAGGTAATGCGTGACCAGCTCAAACGCCTGGTCGAGGTGGCGGAACTGCCGAACGTGACGCTCCAGATCCTGCCTTTCACGGTGGGGGCGCACGCCGGCATGGACGGCACCTTCACGATCCTCAGCTTCCCTGAGCCCGGTGATCCGGATGTCGTGTACGCGGAGAATGCCACGGGTGGGCTCTTCCTGGAGAAGAGTGACGAACTGCAGAAGTACAGCTTCATCTTCGATCACGTCCGAGCGGCGGCCATACGTCCAGAGGAGTCCATCGCACACATCGCGAAACTGGCAGAGGAGCCGTTGTGGAAATGGCGACCAATGGGTTCCCCGTGGACCTGA
- a CDS encoding acyl-CoA dehydrogenase family protein: MDFRLTEEQEALRESVREFAREVVAPVIAEHYEKHTFPYEVIRQMGKMGLFGLPFAEEHGGMGGDYFALCLALEELARVDSSVAITLEAAVSLGAMPIYRFGTDEQKATWLPKLLSGEALAGFGLTEPGTGSDAGGTQTRAVLDESTDEWVINGSKAFITNSGTDITALVTVTAVTGTRPDGAKELSTIIVPSGTPGFTVAPGYSKVGWNASDTHELTFDDCRVPAANLLGERGRGFAQFLRILDEGRIAIAALAVGLAQGCVDESIRYAKERQAFGQPIGNYQAIQFKIADMEMKAHTARLAYYDAAARMLAGEPFKRQAAIAKLHASTIAVDNAREATQIHGGYGFMNEYPVARFWRDSKILEIGEGTSEVQRMIIARDLGM; this comes from the coding sequence ATGGACTTCCGGCTCACCGAGGAGCAAGAGGCGCTGCGGGAGAGCGTGCGGGAATTCGCGCGCGAGGTGGTCGCCCCGGTCATCGCGGAGCACTACGAGAAGCACACCTTCCCGTACGAGGTGATCCGGCAGATGGGCAAGATGGGCCTGTTCGGCCTGCCCTTCGCCGAGGAGCACGGCGGCATGGGCGGCGACTACTTCGCGCTCTGCCTCGCGCTGGAGGAGCTGGCCCGGGTCGATTCGAGCGTCGCCATCACCCTGGAGGCGGCGGTCTCGCTCGGCGCGATGCCGATCTACCGCTTCGGCACCGACGAGCAGAAGGCGACGTGGCTGCCGAAGCTGCTCAGCGGCGAGGCGCTGGCCGGCTTCGGGCTGACCGAGCCGGGCACCGGCTCGGACGCCGGCGGCACCCAGACCCGCGCGGTGCTCGACGAGTCCACGGACGAGTGGGTGATCAACGGCTCCAAGGCCTTCATCACCAACTCGGGCACCGACATCACGGCGCTGGTCACCGTCACCGCGGTCACCGGCACCCGCCCGGACGGCGCCAAGGAGCTGTCCACCATCATCGTCCCCTCGGGCACGCCGGGCTTCACCGTCGCGCCGGGCTACTCCAAGGTCGGCTGGAACGCCTCGGACACCCACGAGCTGACCTTCGACGACTGCCGGGTGCCGGCGGCGAACCTGCTCGGCGAGCGCGGCCGGGGCTTCGCCCAGTTCCTGCGCATCCTCGACGAGGGGCGGATCGCCATCGCCGCCCTGGCCGTCGGCCTCGCGCAGGGCTGCGTCGACGAGTCGATCAGGTACGCGAAGGAACGCCAGGCGTTCGGCCAGCCGATCGGCAACTACCAGGCGATCCAGTTCAAGATCGCCGACATGGAGATGAAGGCCCACACCGCCCGGCTGGCCTACTACGACGCGGCGGCGCGGATGCTCGCCGGTGAGCCGTTCAAGCGGCAGGCCGCCATCGCCAAGCTGCACGCCAGCACCATCGCGGTGGACAACGCCCGCGAAGCCACCCAGATCCACGGTGGCTACGGCTTCATGAACGAGTACCCGGTGGCCCGGTTCTGGCGCGACTCCAAGATCCTGGAGATCGGCGAGGGCACGTCCGAGGTGCAGCGCATGATCATCGCGCGCGATCTGGGCATGTGA
- a CDS encoding PASTA domain-containing protein, with protein MTDGDTGARDDAGPDRSALLLRGGLAVVLLAAVGATGGWLLAGEDDPPAPPTAAAESLPSTGTPGTARPTPGRSAPQAPRTTAPSRPAGLTVPPVVGEEFTDARDELREKRLGWRLVFGRGTGTTVERTSPEVGSEVQPGRTVTLYVSGPAPAATVPDVVGDDCDDAADELVDEGFYPHYRTGKTGKVSRQDPAGDGAGRWNDQVSIWCGDAPEDGDSPSPTP; from the coding sequence ATGACGGACGGGGACACGGGCGCGCGGGACGACGCCGGGCCGGACCGGTCGGCGTTGCTGCTCAGGGGCGGGCTGGCCGTCGTGCTGCTCGCTGCCGTCGGCGCGACCGGCGGCTGGCTCCTGGCCGGCGAGGACGACCCACCGGCCCCGCCGACGGCGGCGGCGGAGAGTCTGCCCTCCACCGGCACCCCCGGCACGGCCCGGCCGACCCCGGGCCGGTCCGCCCCACAGGCTCCCCGGACGACCGCCCCGAGCCGCCCCGCCGGGCTGACGGTCCCGCCGGTCGTCGGCGAGGAGTTCACGGACGCCCGCGACGAACTGCGCGAGAAGCGGCTGGGCTGGCGGCTCGTCTTCGGTCGGGGCACGGGAACGACCGTGGAGCGCACCTCCCCGGAGGTGGGTAGCGAGGTGCAGCCCGGACGTACCGTGACGCTCTATGTGAGCGGTCCGGCGCCGGCCGCCACCGTGCCGGACGTGGTGGGCGACGACTGCGACGACGCGGCGGACGAGCTCGTCGACGAGGGCTTCTATCCGCATTACCGGACGGGCAAGACCGGCAAGGTCAGCCGCCAGGACCCGGCCGGCGACGGTGCGGGCCGGTGGAACGACCAGGTGTCGATCTGGTGCGGCGACGCGCCGGAGGACGGCGATTCGCCCTCCCCGACGCCGTGA
- a CDS encoding helix-turn-helix domain-containing protein, with amino-acid sequence MTPDHDRSPHPGGRTGLPELLRGHRLAAGLTQAELAGRAGVGVRTVRDLERGRSSRPQRTTVELLAGALELAGAARSAFLAAARGPAPAAPPVTPGGAPPARVDLGHHAGTPAALPPPVALVGRDRDLAELAGLLTDGRGPRLVSLVGLAGVGKTALALSVAHAVADDHPGGAAGVLIGEGSDAADALSASVAVFGVARLPELTARLDGRPALLLVDAAERAPDAVAETVHRLAGAVPSLRVLVTGRHPVGLPGERVWPVAPLDVPPPGSEREGPTALAGYPAVALFTARLAQVRREPPGPAELPALAALVRRLGGLPLAIELMAARGRILDLNELLDRYGDRVLDLTTSPGAAGRPGWDSTEPGRPESPRAAVAETLRDAVAVSYRLLAPDERAALRRLAAFGNRWSVELAEEMLADPADRDGTVVVDPVPLLDRLVELGLLSVRGAGPFRFRLLDAVRDFAAEQATGAGELTAIRRRHAQVVARLVARTAPELVGANLPAAVHRLDEVTGDISSALAHAAVDDPLTALRLAAALSRWWRFRGRDVPGRQWLRRLLADPRTADVDPVLRAWAFLGVARLAAEHGAGAEELPAARAALAAFRDAGDITGELEARSVLCALLIALGEHDEVRTQAEAVVALAVRHGRVRDMAVAQNNLAWHDIRVGDLAAARRRLATVDRLAAQVGEQRMRVLARANLAEVSRLEGRYADAVDQGRRVVAALADLGDPGHRRRVLGTVGLALARDGRSAEAAEVLAELRPPPGPPVPRPEEVWSPGRVPGAPTPGVRPEDGICALIEGNLALRRGDRELAAEWFAAAAEAGAGGQDRRDVVEALVGLAASSGDPAVLDRLDRAFRQSGVRLLPHEEEQLRPWAASRSG; translated from the coding sequence ATGACGCCGGATCATGATCGTTCGCCGCATCCGGGCGGTCGTACCGGGCTGCCGGAGCTGCTGCGCGGGCACCGGCTCGCCGCCGGCCTGACGCAGGCCGAGCTGGCGGGCCGGGCGGGTGTGGGCGTCCGGACCGTCCGCGACCTGGAACGGGGGCGCTCGTCCCGACCGCAGCGCACCACTGTCGAGCTGCTCGCCGGCGCGCTGGAGCTGGCCGGAGCCGCCCGGTCGGCGTTCCTGGCCGCCGCCCGGGGGCCGGCCCCGGCCGCCCCGCCGGTCACCCCCGGAGGCGCCCCGCCGGCCCGCGTCGATCTCGGCCACCACGCCGGTACGCCGGCCGCGCTCCCGCCCCCGGTCGCGCTGGTCGGCCGGGACCGCGACCTGGCCGAGCTGGCCGGGCTGCTCACCGACGGGCGCGGGCCCCGGCTGGTCAGCCTGGTCGGGCTGGCCGGCGTGGGCAAGACCGCGCTGGCCCTCTCGGTGGCCCACGCGGTCGCCGACGACCATCCCGGTGGGGCGGCCGGCGTGCTCATCGGCGAGGGCTCGGACGCGGCCGACGCGCTCTCCGCCTCGGTCGCCGTCTTCGGCGTCGCCCGGCTGCCCGAGCTGACCGCCCGCCTCGACGGCCGGCCGGCGCTGCTGCTCGTGGACGCGGCCGAGCGGGCCCCCGACGCGGTCGCCGAGACGGTGCACCGGCTCGCCGGGGCGGTGCCGTCGCTGCGGGTGCTGGTCACCGGCCGGCACCCGGTCGGCCTGCCCGGGGAGCGGGTGTGGCCGGTCGCCCCGCTCGACGTACCGCCGCCGGGCAGCGAGCGGGAGGGCCCGACGGCGCTGGCCGGCTACCCCGCCGTGGCCCTCTTCACCGCCCGGCTCGCCCAGGTCCGCCGGGAGCCGCCCGGCCCCGCCGAGCTGCCCGCCCTCGCCGCCCTGGTACGCCGCCTGGGCGGGCTCCCGCTCGCCATCGAGCTGATGGCGGCCCGGGGCCGGATCCTCGATCTCAACGAGCTGCTCGACCGGTACGGCGACCGTGTCCTCGACCTGACGACCTCGCCGGGGGCGGCCGGGCGGCCGGGCTGGGACAGCACGGAGCCCGGCCGTCCGGAGAGCCCGCGGGCGGCGGTGGCGGAGACCCTGCGGGACGCGGTGGCCGTCAGCTACCGCCTCCTCGCCCCCGACGAGCGGGCCGCGTTGCGCCGGCTCGCCGCGTTCGGCAACCGCTGGTCGGTCGAGCTGGCCGAGGAGATGCTCGCCGACCCCGCCGACCGGGACGGGACGGTGGTCGTGGACCCGGTGCCGCTGCTCGACCGGCTCGTCGAACTCGGTCTGTTGAGCGTCCGGGGCGCCGGGCCGTTCCGGTTCCGCCTGCTCGACGCCGTGCGGGACTTCGCCGCCGAGCAGGCGACGGGCGCCGGCGAGCTGACCGCGATCCGGCGCCGGCACGCGCAGGTCGTCGCCCGGCTGGTGGCGCGGACCGCACCGGAGCTGGTCGGGGCCAACCTGCCGGCGGCGGTGCACCGCCTGGACGAGGTGACCGGCGACATCAGCTCCGCCCTGGCGCACGCCGCCGTCGACGACCCGTTGACCGCGCTGCGGTTGGCGGCGGCGCTGTCCCGGTGGTGGCGGTTCCGGGGGCGCGACGTCCCCGGCAGGCAGTGGCTCCGGCGCCTGCTGGCGGATCCGCGTACCGCCGATGTCGACCCGGTGCTGCGGGCATGGGCGTTCCTCGGGGTGGCCCGGCTCGCCGCCGAGCACGGTGCCGGGGCGGAGGAGTTGCCGGCCGCGCGGGCAGCGCTGGCCGCGTTCCGGGACGCGGGCGACATCACCGGGGAGTTGGAGGCGCGTTCGGTGCTCTGCGCGCTGCTGATCGCCCTCGGCGAGCACGACGAGGTGCGGACGCAGGCCGAGGCGGTGGTCGCGCTGGCCGTCCGGCACGGGCGGGTCCGGGACATGGCGGTGGCGCAGAACAACCTCGCCTGGCACGACATCCGGGTCGGTGACCTGGCGGCTGCCCGGCGCCGGCTGGCCACGGTCGACCGGCTCGCCGCGCAGGTCGGGGAGCAGCGGATGCGGGTGCTCGCGCGGGCCAACCTCGCCGAGGTGTCCCGCCTCGAGGGCCGGTACGCGGACGCCGTCGACCAGGGCCGGCGGGTGGTGGCGGCGCTGGCGGACCTCGGCGACCCGGGCCACCGTCGCCGGGTGCTCGGCACGGTGGGGCTGGCGCTGGCCCGCGACGGCCGGTCCGCCGAGGCGGCCGAGGTGCTGGCCGAGCTGCGCCCGCCCCCGGGGCCGCCGGTGCCCCGCCCCGAGGAGGTCTGGTCGCCCGGACGCGTGCCGGGTGCGCCGACGCCCGGGGTGCGCCCGGAGGACGGGATCTGCGCGCTGATCGAGGGGAACCTGGCGCTGCGCCGGGGCGATCGTGAGCTGGCGGCGGAGTGGTTCGCCGCGGCGGCGGAAGCCGGTGCCGGCGGTCAGGACCGGCGTGACGTGGTGGAGGCGCTGGTGGGACTGGCCGCCAGCTCGGGCGATCCCGCCGTGCTGGACCGCCTCGACCGGGCCTTCCGGCAGAGTGGTGTGCGGCTGCTGCCGCACGAGGAGGAGCAGCTGCGCCCGTGGGCCGCGAGCCGGAGCGGGTGA
- a CDS encoding glutamate--cysteine ligase, whose amino-acid sequence MGRDVEQGAFSREDRVRYRQKVRRCLDVFALMLDDFGFDADRPMTGLEIELNLVDSAAEPAMRNDQILADIADPLFQTELGQFNLELNAPPRLIEGSGFADYEQDLRGSLSRADERAAKSDAKIVLVGILPTLTERHLVEDNLSTDERYRVLNDQIVGARGEDIELDIRGVERLQTHTDSIAPEAACTSLQFHLQVAPDSFADYWNASQAIAGVQVAVGANSPFLYGRQLWAETRIALFEQATDTRPDELKAQGVRPRVWFGERWITSIFDLFEENVRYFPPLLPICEDEDPVEVLHGGGVPELGELRLHNGTVYRWNRPVYDIMNGRPHLRVENRVLPAGPTVVDMLANAAFYFGLARGLAESDRPIWSQLTFSSAEENFHAAARRGMDAVLHWPRLGEVPVTKLVLDVLLPRAAAGLDRFGVSPAERDRLLGIIEQRCRTGRNGAVWQTEAVWAAERHRGMDRNAALHHMVQRYAELQRSNEPVHTWPVD is encoded by the coding sequence ATGGGCAGGGACGTCGAGCAGGGCGCCTTCTCCCGGGAGGACCGGGTCCGCTACCGACAGAAGGTCCGGCGGTGCCTGGACGTCTTCGCCCTGATGCTGGACGACTTCGGCTTCGACGCCGACCGGCCGATGACCGGGCTGGAGATCGAGCTGAACCTGGTCGACTCGGCGGCCGAGCCGGCGATGCGCAACGACCAGATCCTCGCCGACATCGCCGACCCGCTCTTCCAGACCGAGCTGGGCCAGTTCAACCTTGAGCTGAACGCGCCGCCCCGGCTGATCGAGGGCAGCGGGTTCGCCGACTACGAGCAGGACCTGCGCGGCAGCCTCTCCCGCGCCGACGAGCGGGCCGCCAAGTCGGACGCGAAGATCGTCCTGGTCGGCATCCTGCCCACCCTCACCGAGCGGCACCTGGTCGAGGACAACCTCTCCACCGACGAGCGGTACCGGGTGCTCAACGACCAGATCGTCGGCGCCCGGGGCGAGGACATCGAGCTCGACATCCGAGGCGTCGAACGCCTCCAGACCCACACCGACTCGATCGCCCCCGAGGCCGCCTGCACCAGCCTCCAGTTCCACCTCCAGGTCGCACCGGACAGCTTCGCCGACTACTGGAACGCCTCCCAGGCCATCGCCGGGGTGCAGGTGGCCGTGGGGGCCAACTCGCCCTTCCTCTACGGGCGGCAGCTCTGGGCGGAGACCCGCATCGCACTGTTCGAGCAGGCCACCGACACCCGGCCGGACGAGCTGAAGGCACAGGGCGTACGACCCCGGGTCTGGTTCGGCGAACGCTGGATCACGTCGATCTTCGACCTCTTCGAGGAGAACGTCCGCTACTTCCCGCCGCTGCTGCCGATCTGCGAGGACGAGGACCCGGTCGAGGTCCTGCACGGCGGCGGCGTACCGGAGCTGGGCGAGCTACGCCTGCACAACGGCACCGTCTACCGGTGGAACCGGCCGGTCTACGACATCATGAACGGCCGCCCGCACCTGCGCGTCGAGAACCGGGTGCTGCCGGCCGGCCCGACCGTGGTCGACATGCTGGCCAACGCCGCCTTCTACTTCGGGCTGGCGCGCGGGCTGGCGGAGTCCGACCGGCCCATCTGGAGCCAGCTCACCTTCAGCTCCGCCGAGGAGAACTTCCACGCCGCCGCCCGGCGCGGCATGGACGCCGTCCTGCACTGGCCACGCCTCGGCGAGGTGCCGGTGACCAAGCTGGTCCTGGACGTCCTGCTGCCCAGGGCGGCCGCCGGGCTCGACCGGTTCGGGGTGTCCCCGGCCGAACGCGACCGGCTGCTCGGCATCATCGAGCAGCGCTGCCGTACGGGCCGCAACGGCGCGGTCTGGCAGACCGAGGCGGTCTGGGCGGCCGAGCGGCACCGCGGCATGGACCGGAACGCCGCCCTGCACCACATGGTGCAGCGCTACGCCGAGCTGCAACGCAGCAACGAGCCCGTGCACACCTGGCCCGTCGACTGA
- a CDS encoding DUF397 domain-containing protein — protein MATNGFPVDLTQATWFKSSKSGPNCDNCVEVAYVTGAVGVRDSKDKTGPALVFAPGGWHAFVAGARGGVFDKG, from the coding sequence ATGGCGACCAATGGGTTCCCCGTGGACCTGACGCAGGCGACGTGGTTCAAGAGCTCGAAGAGCGGGCCGAACTGTGACAACTGCGTGGAGGTGGCGTACGTGACGGGGGCGGTCGGCGTGCGGGACTCGAAGGACAAGACGGGCCCGGCCCTGGTCTTCGCCCCGGGTGGCTGGCACGCCTTCGTCGCCGGCGCCAGGGGCGGTGTGTTCGACAAGGGCTGA